One stretch of Candidatus Brocadiaceae bacterium DNA includes these proteins:
- a CDS encoding nucleotide exchange factor GrpE gives MKESEKNGQPQTGETVMERDGTEEDGINLKTGKQFMYQEEMLVAQRHLLEELKSLMESRLAYDAAKEKAIDTLNEELKLYRDNFVFQAQRPLFIELILLYDNLMQLVNRFDTDKGLTDAEYSTIKNNILNIKDELLEILYRRDVKPFDEHPDALDYKLHKTVSTISTPIESENNTVEKIMKTGFSWNEKVLRPEEVVIKKYCKK, from the coding sequence ATGAAAGAATCGGAAAAGAACGGACAGCCGCAAACCGGTGAAACGGTAATGGAGAGAGACGGAACTGAAGAAGACGGGATCAATCTGAAAACCGGGAAACAATTCATGTATCAGGAAGAAATGCTTGTTGCACAACGACATTTGTTAGAGGAGCTAAAATCCCTCATGGAATCCCGGTTAGCATATGATGCCGCAAAAGAGAAGGCAATAGACACGCTCAATGAAGAGCTCAAGCTGTATCGTGATAATTTTGTCTTTCAGGCGCAAAGGCCTCTGTTTATTGAATTGATTCTGTTATATGATAATCTGATGCAACTTGTAAACCGATTCGATACGGACAAAGGTTTGACGGATGCAGAATATTCAACGATAAAAAATAATATCCTCAATATTAAGGATGAGCTCCTGGAAATTCTTTACCGGAGGGATGTGAAACCCTTTGATGAACATCCGGATGCGCTTGATTATAAATTGCATAAAACAGTAAGCACTATTTCAACGCCCATTGAAAGCGAAAATAATACCGTTGAAAAAATAATGAAAACCGGTTTTTCCTGGAATGAAAAAGTATTAAGGCCGGAAGAGGTAGTTATTAAAAAATATTGCAAGAAATAA
- a CDS encoding Hsp70 family protein — translation MDSQKSTIVGIDLGTSFSAIAHINNDTHKAEIIPSPEQERILPSVVLIENESDVIVGEIAKQNAVAEPGKVVEFVKRQMGKPKEDKKDEKGNVIVRGWCFKHGGKKYSAQEISAFILKKLKNDAEARLGITITDAVITCPAYFGDPERAATKEAGIIAGFRVLAVMDEPVAAALSYGLDKAGKDQKVFVFDLGGGTFDVVILETKEGMIREIVVNGDHMLGGKDWDDEIIRFVAGEFREKHKTDPLDDVSVYQDLQLRAIRAKEELSKRDKTKIMCVHAGNTLMVELTKEKFEELTKSLVDRCKILCEIVLSEAKMTWKDIDTVLLVGGSTRMPMIRKMVTDISGKIPNEELNPDECVALGAAWHGATLGAQSGIITGDVAKRLTGIQVQKVSSHNLGIIAMNSNGAERNYLMIPRFAPLPSEEMDLFKTAVDNQQSALIRVTEGGIMGEDGTCDPMDCNMIASGAIENIPPAPKDSLIEVNYRYNDNGILEVQGKHVSSGRGVKITVEHTGSLTDQELQEASRDIGKTSITG, via the coding sequence ATGGATTCTCAAAAATCAACAATTGTTGGAATTGACCTAGGAACTTCCTTTTCCGCCATTGCACATATCAACAACGATACACACAAGGCGGAAATAATTCCCAGTCCTGAGCAGGAACGAATACTCCCGTCAGTTGTGCTTATTGAAAACGAGAGTGACGTTATTGTAGGAGAGATTGCCAAACAAAATGCGGTTGCAGAGCCTGGTAAGGTGGTAGAATTTGTAAAGAGGCAGATGGGAAAACCAAAGGAAGATAAAAAAGATGAGAAAGGCAATGTCATTGTCCGGGGATGGTGCTTTAAACATGGGGGGAAAAAGTACAGCGCACAGGAAATATCGGCATTTATCCTGAAGAAATTGAAAAATGATGCTGAAGCCCGATTGGGAATAACGATTACCGATGCGGTAATTACCTGCCCTGCCTACTTTGGTGACCCTGAAAGGGCAGCAACAAAAGAGGCAGGTATTATTGCCGGCTTTCGGGTATTGGCAGTTATGGATGAACCCGTTGCCGCTGCTCTTTCGTATGGATTGGACAAAGCAGGAAAAGATCAGAAAGTCTTTGTCTTTGATCTCGGAGGCGGAACTTTTGACGTGGTAATTCTTGAAACTAAGGAAGGCATGATTCGGGAGATTGTTGTCAATGGTGATCACATGCTTGGCGGCAAGGATTGGGACGATGAGATTATTCGGTTTGTAGCAGGGGAATTTAGGGAAAAACACAAGACCGATCCTCTGGATGATGTCTCCGTATATCAGGACTTGCAACTGAGGGCAATCAGGGCCAAGGAAGAACTTTCAAAACGAGATAAGACAAAAATCATGTGTGTTCACGCGGGCAATACCCTCATGGTAGAATTAACGAAAGAGAAGTTTGAAGAGCTTACAAAATCCCTCGTTGACCGATGTAAAATATTGTGTGAAATAGTATTAAGTGAAGCAAAAATGACCTGGAAGGACATTGACACGGTATTATTGGTGGGTGGGTCTACCAGAATGCCCATGATTCGAAAGATGGTAACTGATATAAGCGGTAAGATACCGAATGAAGAGCTGAATCCTGATGAGTGTGTAGCCCTTGGGGCTGCATGGCATGGGGCTACATTAGGTGCGCAAAGTGGGATTATTACCGGTGATGTGGCGAAGAGGTTGACGGGTATACAGGTGCAAAAAGTGAGTTCACACAATTTAGGCATTATTGCCATGAACAGTAATGGCGCGGAGAGGAATTATCTGATGATACCAAGGTTTGCGCCCTTGCCATCCGAAGAAATGGATCTTTTTAAAACTGCAGTTGACAACCAGCAATCGGCGCTTATAAGGGTTACGGAAGGAGGTATTATGGGTGAGGATGGAACCTGTGATCCGATGGACTGCAATATGATTGCATCTGGCGCTATAGAAAATATTCCGCCAGCGCCAAAGGACAGCCTTATTGAAGTCAATTACCGGTATAATGATAACGGTATACTTGAAGTACAGGGAAAACATGTTTCTTCAGGAAGAGGGGTGAAGATAACGGTCGAACATACCGGCTCTCTAACTGATCAGGAACTTCAAGAGGCGAGCAGGGATATAGGGAAAACAAGTATAACGGGCTGA
- a CDS encoding PDZ domain-containing protein, which produces MINPFDPDTYFSTGEWKTAVDSSKTHYERIGLYFGDTVSASDIQKSFQQRYDWWREVNKRYNFNPANTKTKETGPASKDAMEKLQESYALLSNSVKKAAYDKQLQEEEGKKIQDEFLKMVDVVLMDKVLTQEGRRILLNCADSLKIERSTALEIISNELQKMGIAIPSVRSTPLRKIFSNYYKILEIPHTATNAEIEEAYEKHFVLWSRVALNPKYKEIVRHRKKLLQDALYTLLDQERRKEYDQKLKVDYGVTVAEPPWQKKNFRPILIGTIGIGCIVLALAATISIGLHRKKTFYPAHALPKRVFRERSEKVLPDEREFMAGQGWLGIAFQEMDPVLAEAFHVSVMEGVLINDVEEDSPAKKAGFQCGDIVIYYDGKSVRHTNHLSHIVEQSPAGKTVTVIVMRDGKEKQLSITVRGKGGDPFHQNRSQCHMTGNSG; this is translated from the coding sequence ATGATAAATCCATTTGACCCTGATACATATTTTAGCACCGGTGAATGGAAAACCGCGGTTGATTCGTCCAAAACCCATTATGAACGTATCGGTTTGTATTTTGGGGATACCGTTTCCGCCAGCGATATACAAAAATCATTCCAGCAAAGATACGATTGGTGGCGAGAGGTAAATAAGCGTTATAACTTCAATCCAGCCAACACGAAAACGAAAGAAACGGGGCCCGCGTCAAAGGATGCTATGGAAAAGCTGCAGGAATCATATGCGTTATTAAGTAATTCGGTAAAAAAGGCAGCATATGACAAACAATTGCAGGAGGAAGAAGGCAAAAAGATACAAGATGAATTTTTAAAGATGGTTGATGTTGTTCTCATGGATAAGGTCTTAACACAGGAAGGAAGAAGAATTCTCCTGAATTGTGCTGATTCCTTAAAAATAGAGAGAAGTACGGCCTTAGAAATTATCTCAAATGAATTACAGAAGATGGGTATTGCCATTCCGTCGGTCAGATCCACTCCTTTACGAAAGATCTTCTCCAATTATTACAAAATTTTAGAAATACCCCATACGGCAACCAACGCAGAGATTGAAGAGGCATACGAAAAACACTTTGTTCTTTGGAGTAGGGTAGCCTTAAATCCGAAATATAAAGAGATTGTCCGACACAGAAAAAAACTGCTGCAAGATGCCCTGTATACACTCCTTGATCAGGAAAGACGAAAGGAATATGATCAAAAATTGAAAGTTGACTATGGCGTTACTGTAGCGGAACCTCCTTGGCAAAAAAAGAATTTCAGGCCGATACTGATCGGGACAATTGGAATAGGATGTATTGTGCTGGCGCTTGCAGCGACAATAAGCATCGGACTTCACAGGAAAAAAACGTTTTATCCTGCGCATGCTCTTCCCAAGCGCGTTTTCCGGGAAAGGTCGGAGAAAGTTCTTCCTGATGAAAGAGAATTTATGGCAGGACAGGGTTGGCTGGGAATTGCTTTTCAGGAGATGGATCCTGTGTTGGCGGAGGCATTTCATGTTTCGGTTATGGAAGGCGTATTGATTAACGATGTTGAGGAGGATTCTCCGGCAAAAAAGGCCGGCTTTCAATGCGGTGATATCGTGATTTATTACGATGGAAAGTCTGTCAGGCATACCAATCACCTCAGTCATATTGTGGAACAATCGCCGGCGGGTAAAACGGTTACGGTTATTGTCATGAGGGATGGAAAGGAAAAACAGTTATCTATTACCGTCAGGGGAAAAGGCGGTGATCCGTTTCATCAGAACCGGAGTCAGTGCCATATGACCGGGAACTCGGGATGA
- a CDS encoding PDZ domain-containing protein, producing the protein MIYYDGKFVRHANHLSHIVEQSPAGKTVTVIVMRDGKEKQLSITVGEKAVESFSSEPESVPYDRELGMTVSDLTKERAGDPDIEPESGVVVTEVQPAGRAAISGIQEGDIIKEVNKKVVINVISFEKALRQMDSKKSFRVYVKRGEVSLYMIIKEQDE; encoded by the coding sequence GTGATTTATTACGATGGAAAGTTTGTCAGGCATGCCAATCACCTCAGTCATATTGTGGAACAATCGCCGGCGGGTAAAACGGTTACGGTTATTGTCATGAGGGATGGAAAGGAAAAACAGTTATCTATTACCGTCGGGGAAAAGGCAGTAGAGTCGTTTTCATCAGAGCCGGAGTCTGTGCCATATGACCGGGAACTCGGGATGACCGTGAGTGACCTGACAAAGGAACGTGCCGGTGATCCGGATATTGAACCGGAGAGTGGAGTGGTGGTTACGGAGGTACAACCGGCAGGCCGGGCTGCCATTTCAGGTATACAGGAGGGGGATATCATCAAAGAGGTGAATAAAAAGGTAGTCATCAATGTGATTTCATTTGAAAAGGCTTTAAGACAAATGGACAGTAAAAAATCATTCCGCGTGTATGTAAAACGGGGTGAGGTTTCCCTGTACATGATAATAAAGGAGCAGGATGAGTAA
- a CDS encoding efflux RND transporter periplasmic adaptor subunit encodes MKRYTIIGILSVSAIVIACIVLFGKNETIKYETVRIDRGFIEKYVTATGTVNPVRTVIIGSQVSGLITELFADYNSVVKVGQIVARIDPVPFELQVKKAKASLATAIATLEKAEANAKNNKRKYRRAKQLFAKKVISVDEYDEIRTKYDAGEADVKLAEAEKLQAEVALEIAKTDLEHTVIVSPLNGIVVSREVDVGQTVASSFQTPTLFTIAEDLVHMQVHTNVDEADIGVVRVGQEAKFTVDAFPDDFFKGKVTEIRIAPILFQNVVTYDTLISVDNSSLKLKPGMTANTSILVARAEDVLRVSNAALRYIPSREAEIKSPGKKPSEEKSGGKSEWNKIWILENGILKKVSVKLGIGDYNFTEILEGDVREGLEVVISETLPKSIEKGSKKVPWSGSRSKRRG; translated from the coding sequence ATGAAAAGATATACTATTATTGGGATTTTAAGTGTCAGCGCTATAGTTATAGCATGCATAGTATTGTTTGGTAAGAACGAAACCATCAAATATGAAACAGTACGGATCGATAGAGGTTTCATCGAAAAGTATGTTACGGCGACGGGAACCGTAAATCCGGTGAGAACCGTAATCATCGGAAGCCAGGTTTCAGGCCTCATTACAGAACTGTTTGCGGATTATAACTCTGTTGTCAAGGTAGGGCAGATTGTGGCCAGAATCGACCCGGTTCCCTTTGAGTTGCAAGTAAAAAAGGCTAAAGCATCGCTGGCTACTGCAATCGCTACTCTGGAGAAGGCAGAGGCAAACGCGAAAAATAACAAGAGAAAATATCGACGCGCAAAACAGTTATTTGCAAAAAAGGTCATTTCTGTCGATGAATATGATGAAATAAGAACGAAGTATGATGCCGGTGAAGCCGATGTAAAATTGGCCGAGGCAGAGAAGTTGCAGGCAGAGGTAGCATTGGAGATTGCTAAAACAGATCTGGAGCATACCGTAATTGTTTCCCCTCTCAATGGTATTGTAGTTTCCAGAGAAGTTGACGTAGGCCAGACAGTGGCATCCAGTTTTCAAACACCAACCCTGTTTACGATTGCCGAGGATCTGGTTCACATGCAGGTTCATACCAATGTCGATGAGGCTGATATTGGTGTGGTTCGGGTGGGACAGGAGGCGAAATTTACGGTAGATGCATTTCCTGATGATTTTTTTAAAGGAAAAGTCACAGAAATTCGCATTGCTCCTATTCTGTTTCAAAATGTTGTCACGTATGACACGCTTATTAGCGTTGATAACTCGTCTCTCAAACTCAAACCGGGAATGACGGCAAATACCTCTATTTTAGTGGCCAGGGCAGAGGATGTCTTGAGGGTTTCTAATGCCGCACTGCGTTATATTCCATCAAGAGAGGCAGAGATTAAGTCTCCTGGGAAAAAACCATCAGAAGAAAAATCCGGAGGAAAATCAGAATGGAATAAAATATGGATTTTGGAAAATGGGATTTTAAAAAAAGTATCGGTAAAGTTAGGAATCGGAGATTATAACTTTACTGAAATTTTGGAAGGGGACGTACGGGAAGGCCTGGAGGTGGTCATTTCGGAAACGCTGCCGAAATCTATTGAAAAAGGTTCCAAAAAGGTGCCATGGAGCGGATCCAGAAGCAAAAGAAGGGGTTAA
- a CDS encoding ABC transporter ATP-binding protein, protein MQDIIAVESVSRIYTMGEVKVSALNGVSFSMKKGDFVAVMGASGSGKSTLMNILGCLDSPTEGRYYLEGVDVSRFSKNELAEIRNKTLGFIFQNFNLLSRTTVLENIELPLIYRKNYSGRDIEGIHRIIELLGLEGLHMHYPNQLSGGQQQRVAIARAIINNPAVLLADEPTGNLDSVTSKEVMDVLHDLNTKMGITIVLVTHEKDMARYAGRVIVLADGKILSDTSSQKYFASVPNIR, encoded by the coding sequence ATGCAAGACATTATCGCAGTAGAATCCGTATCCAGGATTTATACAATGGGAGAGGTGAAAGTGTCTGCCCTCAACGGGGTCTCCTTTTCTATGAAAAAAGGTGATTTTGTTGCCGTTATGGGAGCTTCCGGATCGGGAAAATCCACGTTGATGAATATACTCGGATGCCTCGATAGTCCCACAGAAGGAAGGTATTACCTGGAGGGAGTGGATGTTTCCCGCTTTTCAAAGAATGAATTGGCGGAAATCAGGAATAAAACATTGGGATTTATATTTCAGAATTTTAACCTTTTAAGTAGAACCACGGTGCTGGAAAATATTGAATTACCTCTTATTTACCGGAAAAACTATTCAGGAAGAGATATTGAGGGGATACATAGGATTATCGAGTTATTGGGGCTTGAAGGACTTCATATGCATTACCCCAATCAATTATCAGGCGGACAGCAGCAGCGCGTTGCTATTGCGCGGGCCATTATTAATAATCCTGCAGTACTTCTTGCTGATGAACCTACGGGCAACCTTGACAGCGTTACCAGTAAGGAGGTTATGGATGTGCTTCATGATCTCAACACGAAAATGGGTATTACCATTGTTCTTGTGACCCACGAAAAGGATATGGCAAGGTATGCCGGCAGAGTTATTGTGCTTGCGGATGGGAAAATATTGAGCGATACCTCTTCCCAAAAATACTTTGCGTCTGTACCGAATATCCGGTAA
- a CDS encoding ABC transporter permease, producing the protein MPPLLKIALRAIMRNKLRSSLTILGIVIGVGAVIAMVSIGQGAKDLVAKQLESMGTNVLLIFPLSTTHTATRGAIESHTLTAEDAIAIKRECQDVNYVTSYIMSNTQAVFGNMNWSTSVVGIEPDYQNIRNWDLVSGRFITQQDVKTMAKVCVLAHTVRKNLFGALDPVGKWIRINNIPFKVVGVLVEKGQSPTGRNQDDVILMPYTTVQRKIMGVTYISIIMASSTSEETRFSAIDQISALLKQRHRLRPDQEEDFTILSQVEYASTIMETSRTMTILLGSIASVSLIVGGIGIMNIMLVSTTERTREIGIRMAVGAKEKDILLQFLIESSVLSTIGGVIGIVFGVTLSKLVSIYGGWPSLLSPVSIIIAFLFSNIVGIFFGYYPARKASRLDLIEALRYE; encoded by the coding sequence ATGCCACCACTTTTAAAGATTGCCTTGCGGGCAATTATGAGAAACAAGCTACGATCATCGTTAACGATACTTGGGATTGTGATAGGAGTTGGTGCTGTGATTGCCATGGTGAGTATCGGGCAGGGCGCTAAGGACCTGGTAGCAAAACAACTGGAAAGCATGGGCACAAATGTCCTCCTTATTTTTCCTCTTAGTACCACACATACCGCTACCAGAGGAGCAATAGAGAGTCATACGTTAACTGCTGAGGATGCAATTGCAATAAAAAGGGAATGCCAGGACGTTAATTACGTAACCTCCTACATCATGTCAAATACTCAGGCTGTGTTTGGTAATATGAATTGGTCTACTTCTGTTGTAGGGATAGAACCTGATTATCAGAACATACGGAATTGGGATCTGGTCTCCGGAAGATTTATTACACAACAGGACGTAAAAACAATGGCCAAGGTTTGTGTGCTGGCGCATACAGTCAGAAAAAATCTCTTTGGCGCATTAGACCCTGTGGGCAAATGGATCCGGATAAACAATATACCCTTCAAGGTTGTGGGTGTATTGGTTGAGAAAGGGCAATCTCCTACAGGGAGAAATCAGGACGATGTGATTCTTATGCCCTATACGACCGTGCAGAGAAAAATTATGGGGGTTACCTATATTTCCATAATCATGGCTTCGTCAACTTCTGAAGAGACCAGATTTAGTGCAATTGATCAAATTAGTGCATTATTAAAACAACGTCATCGCCTGCGACCTGACCAGGAAGAGGATTTTACCATCCTCAGTCAGGTAGAATATGCTTCAACGATTATGGAAACAAGCAGGACCATGACCATCCTTCTCGGGAGTATTGCTTCGGTATCTCTTATTGTTGGTGGCATAGGTATTATGAATATTATGTTGGTTTCTACAACAGAGAGAACCAGGGAAATTGGAATCAGGATGGCAGTGGGCGCCAAGGAGAAAGATATTCTCCTGCAGTTTCTCATAGAATCATCTGTTCTCAGTACTATTGGAGGGGTAATAGGAATCGTTTTTGGCGTAACCCTTTCAAAATTGGTATCCATCTATGGAGGATGGCCTTCGTTGCTTTCTCCTGTTTCTATTATCATAGCATTTCTTTTTTCCAATATAGTTGGTATATTCTTCGGATATTACCCGGCAAGAAAGGCATCACGACTTGATCTGATTGAGGCGTTGAGATATGAATGA